In Streptomyces sp. NBC_00569, a single genomic region encodes these proteins:
- a CDS encoding alpha/beta hydrolase, whose product MPVIPGAEPYRHEGGEVGVLLCHGFTGSPQSLRPWAEYLAERGLTVSLPLLPGHGTRWEDMQVTGWQDWYAEVDRALRELLDRCSQVFVFGLSMGAALALRLAAKHGDEVAGLVLVNPGNKVHGLAAHALPVARHLVRSTKGIASDIAKEGSSEIGYDRVPLHAAHSLRNFFRIVDRELPQVTQPLVVLHSTQDHVVPPVDSARVLSRISSTDVEEILLEQSYHVATLDHDADRIFDESYAFIGRLAPSVGKEGTATGG is encoded by the coding sequence GTGCCGGTCATTCCTGGAGCCGAGCCGTACCGCCACGAGGGCGGAGAGGTCGGCGTCCTCCTCTGTCACGGTTTCACCGGTTCCCCGCAGTCGCTGCGCCCCTGGGCGGAGTACCTCGCCGAGCGCGGGCTCACCGTGTCGCTCCCCCTGCTGCCCGGTCACGGCACGCGCTGGGAGGACATGCAGGTCACCGGCTGGCAGGACTGGTACGCGGAGGTGGACCGCGCCCTGCGCGAGCTGCTGGACCGGTGCTCCCAGGTCTTCGTCTTCGGTCTGTCGATGGGCGCCGCCCTCGCGCTGCGGCTCGCGGCGAAGCACGGGGACGAGGTGGCGGGCCTGGTCCTGGTGAACCCGGGGAACAAGGTGCACGGCCTCGCCGCGCACGCCCTCCCGGTGGCCCGGCATCTCGTGCGCTCGACGAAGGGGATCGCCAGCGACATCGCGAAGGAGGGCTCGTCGGAGATCGGGTACGACCGGGTGCCGCTGCACGCCGCGCACTCCCTGCGGAACTTCTTCCGTATCGTCGACCGTGAACTGCCGCAGGTGACACAGCCGTTGGTGGTCCTGCACAGCACCCAGGACCATGTGGTGCCGCCCGTCGACTCGGCCCGCGTCCTCAGCCGGATCTCGTCCACGGACGTCGAGGAGATCCTGCTGGAACAGAGCTACCACGTCGCGACGTTGGACCATGATGCGGACCGGATCTTCGACGAGAGCTATGCGTTCATCGGCCGGCTCGCCCCCAGTGTCGGTAAGGAAGGGACGGCCACCGGTGGCTGA
- a CDS encoding lysophospholipid acyltransferase family protein — translation MKVAIGGPLKLGFRPWVEGLENIPAEGPAILASNHLSFSDSFFLPAVLDRKVTFIAKAEYFTTPGVKGKLTAAFFKGVGQLPVDRSGSRGAGEAAIKSGIEVLERGELFGIYPEGTRSPDGRLYRGKPGGLARVALATGAPVLPVAMIDTEKIQPPGKVLPKLMRPGIRIGKPLDFGRYQGMEHDRFVLRALTDEVMYEIMKLSGQEYVDMYATAAKRQIADAAKAEAKAEKEARAEREALAEKEAKENKGGGVERPAS, via the coding sequence ATGAAGGTGGCCATCGGAGGGCCGCTGAAGCTCGGCTTCAGGCCCTGGGTGGAGGGCCTCGAGAACATTCCCGCCGAGGGTCCCGCCATCCTGGCCAGCAACCACCTGTCCTTCTCGGACTCCTTCTTCCTGCCGGCGGTGCTCGACCGCAAGGTCACCTTCATCGCGAAGGCCGAGTACTTCACGACGCCGGGTGTGAAGGGCAAGCTCACGGCGGCGTTCTTCAAGGGCGTCGGCCAGCTCCCCGTGGACCGCTCCGGTTCGCGCGGTGCGGGCGAGGCCGCCATCAAGAGCGGCATAGAGGTCCTGGAGCGCGGCGAGCTCTTCGGCATCTACCCGGAGGGCACCCGCTCGCCCGACGGCCGTCTGTACCGCGGCAAGCCCGGCGGCCTCGCGCGCGTGGCGCTCGCCACCGGCGCGCCCGTCCTCCCGGTCGCGATGATCGACACCGAGAAGATCCAGCCCCCCGGCAAGGTCCTGCCCAAGCTGATGCGCCCCGGCATCCGCATCGGCAAGCCCCTCGACTTCGGCCGCTACCAGGGCATGGAGCACGACCGGTTCGTGCTGCGGGCCCTGACCGACGAGGTCATGTACGAAATCATGAAGCTCTCCGGCCAGGAGTACGTCGACATGTACGCGACCGCCGCCAAGCGGCAGATCGCGGACGCGGCGAAGGCCGAGGCCAAGGCGGAGAAGGAAGCCAGGGCGGAGAGGGAAGCCCTGGCCGAGAAGGAAGCCAAGGAGAACAAGGGCGGCGGCGTGGAACGGCCGGCCTCCTAG
- the macS gene encoding MacS family sensor histidine kinase yields MARRERVTRMSVEQPLWRALTAYRLLTMLYAIGLFVTAQDRFDRPWVAIGYFVVLVVWTLATLPRVANAASCTKRFLTADLIVALAGILLTPVAVEHSRIVAGGPTLPSIWTAGAVLAYAVKGGWRWAAFASLLVGVANVVQRGAFSRDTLHNVLLVCIASIAIGYVVEVARASERTLARALEIEAATRERERLARDIHDGVLQVLAMVQRRGTALGGEAAELGRMAGEQEVALRTLVAGGLVPASRACEDASQGALVRAVEEPDDLPGASAPRDLRSLLAPHAGARVSFAEPGAPVFLPPVAAKELAAAVSAALDNVRRHAGADARSWILVEDEPDAVIVTVRDDGPGIPEGRLAQAEGEGRLGVAQSIRGRLRDIGGTAELISVPGQGTEVELRVPKVSRGKAGSGR; encoded by the coding sequence GTGGCCAGGCGCGAACGCGTGACGAGGATGTCCGTCGAGCAGCCGCTGTGGCGCGCGCTGACGGCGTACCGGCTGCTGACGATGCTGTACGCGATCGGCCTGTTCGTCACGGCGCAGGACAGGTTCGATCGCCCCTGGGTGGCGATCGGCTACTTCGTGGTCCTGGTCGTGTGGACCCTTGCCACGCTGCCGCGTGTCGCGAACGCCGCGAGCTGCACCAAGCGCTTCCTCACCGCCGACCTGATCGTCGCGCTCGCCGGCATCCTGCTCACGCCGGTCGCCGTCGAGCACAGCCGGATCGTGGCCGGCGGCCCGACCCTGCCGTCGATCTGGACGGCCGGCGCGGTCCTCGCGTACGCGGTCAAGGGCGGCTGGCGGTGGGCCGCGTTCGCCTCGCTGCTCGTCGGCGTCGCGAACGTGGTGCAGCGCGGCGCCTTCAGCCGCGACACCCTCCACAACGTCCTGCTCGTGTGCATCGCGTCGATCGCCATCGGCTACGTCGTCGAGGTGGCCCGCGCCTCCGAGCGCACCCTCGCCCGGGCCCTGGAGATCGAGGCGGCCACCCGTGAGCGGGAGCGGCTCGCCCGCGACATCCACGACGGCGTGCTCCAGGTCCTCGCCATGGTGCAGCGCCGCGGCACCGCGCTGGGCGGCGAGGCCGCCGAGCTCGGCAGGATGGCCGGCGAGCAGGAGGTCGCCCTGCGCACCCTGGTCGCCGGTGGTCTCGTGCCCGCCTCGCGTGCCTGCGAGGACGCCTCGCAGGGTGCGCTCGTGCGGGCCGTGGAAGAGCCGGACGACCTGCCCGGCGCGTCGGCGCCCCGCGATCTGAGGTCACTGCTCGCGCCGCACGCCGGGGCGCGGGTGAGCTTCGCCGAGCCGGGCGCCCCGGTGTTCCTGCCGCCGGTCGCGGCGAAGGAACTGGCGGCGGCTGTCAGTGCCGCCCTGGACAATGTGCGCAGGCACGCGGGGGCGGACGCCCGGTCCTGGATCCTCGTCGAGGACGAGCCCGACGCCGTGATCGTGACGGTGCGGGACGACGGACCCGGCATCCCGGAAGGGCGTCTCGCGCAGGCCGAGGGGGAGGGGCGGCTCGGTGTCGCCCAGTCCATCCGCGGCCGGCTGCGGGACATCGGCGGCACGGCCGAGCTGATCTCGGTGCCGGGACAGGGCACCGAGGTCGAACTGAGAGTTCCGAAGGTTTCACGGGGGAAGGCGGGATCGGGAAGATGA